In the Sarcophilus harrisii chromosome 1, mSarHar1.11, whole genome shotgun sequence genome, one interval contains:
- the TMEM40 gene encoding transmembrane protein 40, whose product MATSGTPPPPWDEHDPLQEDSEQPDKETKVHEKEKEYPLSKGEYTNDTSSCFPPPPPPPPPPSSSSSSSSSSSSSSSSDSNSDDDQLHGIDRKPHPDIVKDEPVIKKDELQLYGDTSGEKKPYGELELRRREVSPTEEPEMEDTQARRMNIKKDDEFFHFVLLCFAIGSVLVCYHYYADWFMSLGVGLLTFASLETVGIYFGLVYRIHSVLQGFIPLFQKIRLIGFRRSD is encoded by the exons ATGGCTACTTCAGGAACACCCCCTCCACCTTGGGATGAGCACGATCCCCTCCAGGAAGACTCAGAACAACCAG ataaagaaaccaaagtccatgaaaaagaaaaggagtacCCTCTTTCAAAAGGAGAATATACAAATGATACTTCTTCTTGCTTtccacctccaccaccaccaccaccaccaccttcatcatcatcatcttcatcatcatcatcatcatcgtcatcatcatcag ACAGCAACAGTGATGATGACCAACTCCATGGGATCGACAGAAAACCCCATCCAG ATATTGTCAAAGATGAACCAGTGATTAAGAAGGATGAACTTCAGCTCTATGGAG ATACATCTGGAGAGAAAAAACCCTATGGTGAATTAG AGCTCAGAAGAAGAGAAGTTTCACCAACAGAAG AGCCAGAAATGGAAGATACTCAAGCAAGAAGAATGAACATAAAGAAAGATG atgaatttttccattttgtcctcCTTTGCTTTGCTATTGGGTCCGTGCTAGTCTGTTATCACTACTATGCAG ATTGGTTCATGTCTCTGGGTGTTGGGCTGCTAACCTTTGCTTCTCTGGAGACGGTTGGAATATATTTTGGCCTAG TGTATCGGATTCACAGCGTCCTTCAGGGTTTCATCCCCCTCTTTCAGAAAATAAGACTAATAG GTTTCCGGAGGTCAGACTGA